One Onychostoma macrolepis isolate SWU-2019 chromosome 10, ASM1243209v1, whole genome shotgun sequence genomic region harbors:
- the LOC131547925 gene encoding olfactory receptor 2AT4-like produces the protein MSQVNETTASVVTEFFIVGFPGLQPKYYSLIGALLFIIYIAVIAGNSLIVVLFVIERSLHKPMYIIMLSLSLSDIGFCTVALPKVISRYWFNDGYIGFYVCLFQRQLIHYFGTLNSLIMMIMALDRYLAICYPLRYPILMTNHTMRLLIGFSWVTAMIAPTISLMQTVKLPFCGPNMIAHCFCDGASINQLACADTTLTNLNAYAVAMFVLLAPFSFIIFSYLSILGSVLRIANAQGRMKGFSTCATQLTIITIYYVPRFVVYTTSNIPNAQMNSSQKISLVMFYSLLPPVVNPFIYCIRIKEIRQFFIKWFVYINRISQKSIS, from the coding sequence ATGTCACAGGTAAACGAAACCACAGCTTCTGTTGTAACTGAGTTTTTCATCGTGGGTTTTCCTGGACTCCAGCCCAAATACTACAGCCTGATAGGAGCGCTTTTGTTCATCATCTACATCGCTGTAATCGCCGGAAACTCTCTCATTGTGGTCTTGTTTGTGATTGAACGCAGCCTCCATAAGCCCATGTATATTATCATGCTGAGTTTGTCCTTGTCTGATATTGGTTTCTGCACAGTCGCTCTGCCAAAAGTTATTTCTCGCTATTGGTTTAATGACGGTTATATTGGCTTCTATGTTTGTCTGTTTCAAAGGCAGCTGATTCACTATTTTGGTACCTTGAACTCTCTTATTATGATGATCATGGCACTTGATCGATACTTGGCGATTTGTTACCCGCTAAGATACCCTATTTTAATGACTAACCACACTATGAGGCTTCTAATAGGGTTTTCCTGGGTTACTGCAATGATTGCTCCAACCATTAGCTTAATGCAGACAGTGAAACTGCCATTCTGTGGGCCAAACATGATCGCTCATTGCTTCTGTGATGGTGCATCTATAAACCAGCTGGCCTGTGCTGATACCACCCTCACAAATCTCAATGCATATGCTGTAGCAATGTTTGTGCTTCTCGCTCCATTCTCTTTCATTATATTTTCCTATTTAAGTATCCTGGGGTCTGTGCTTCGAATAGCAAATGCACAGGGCCGAATGAAAGGCTTTTCTACCTGTGCCACACAGCTGACTATCATTACCATCTATTACGTGCCCCGTTTTGTGGTTTACACCACTTCTAACATCCCAAACGCTCAGATGAACAGCAGTCAGAAGATCAGCCTGGTCATGTTTTACAGTCTGCTTCCACCTGTAGTGAACCCCTTCATCTACTGCATCAGGATCAAAGAAATCAGACAGTTCTTTATCAAATGGTTTGTCTACATAAACAGGATTAGTCAAAAGTCAATAAGTTAA
- the LOC131547926 gene encoding olfactory receptor 2AT4-like: MSQVNETTASVVTEFFIVGFPGLQPKYYSLIGALLFIIYIAVIAGNSLIVVLFVIERSLHKPMYIIMLSLSLSDIGFCTVALPKVISRYWFNDGYIGFYVCLFQRLLIHYFVTLNSLSMMIMALDRYLAICYPLRYPVLMTNRTMRLLIGFSWVTAMIVPTISLMQTVKLPFCGPNMIAHCFCDSLSMNQLACADATLSNLISYAVAMFVLLVPFSFIIFSYLSILGSVLRIANAQGRMKGFSTCATQLTIITIYYMPRFVVLTTSNIPNAQMNSSQKISLVMFYSLLPPVVNPFIYCIRIKEIRQFFIKWCVHRNRISLKVKNVTIPK, translated from the coding sequence ATGTCACAGGTAAACGAAACCACAGCTTCTGTTGTAACTGAGTTTTTCATCGTGGGTTTTCCTGGACTTCAGCCCAAATACTACAGCCTGATAGGAGCGCTTTTGTTCATCATCTACATTGCTGTAATCGCCGGAAACTCTCTCATTGTGGTCTTGTTTGTGATTGAACGCAGCCTCCATAAGCCCATGTATATTATCATGCTGAGTTTGTCCTTGTCTGATATTGGTTTCTGCACAGTCGCTCTGCCAAAAGTTATTTCTCGCTATTGGTTTAATGACGGTTATATTGGCTTCTATGTTTGTCTGTTTCAAAGGCTGCTGATTCactattttgttaccttgaactCTCTTAGTATGATGATCATGGCACTTGATCGATACTTGGCAATTTGTTACCCGCTAAGATACCCTGTTTTAATGACTAACCGCACTATGAGGCTTCTAATAGGGTTTTCCTGGGTTACTGCAATGATTGTTCCAACCATTAGCTTAATGCAGACAGTGAAACTGCCATTCTGTGGGCCAAACATGATCGCTCATTGCTTTTGTGATTCTCTATCTATGAACCAGCTGGCTTGTGCTGATGCCACCCTCTCAAATCTCATTTCATATGCTGTAGCAATGTTTGTGCTTCTCGTTCCATTCTCTTTCATCATATTTTCCTATTTAAGTATCCTGGGGTCTGTGCTTCGAATAGCAAATGCACAGGGCCGAATGAAAGGCTTTTCTACCTGTGCCACACAGCTGACTATCATTACCATCTATTACATGCCCCGTTTCGTGGTTCTAACCACTTCTAACATCCCAAACGCTCAAATGAACAGCAGTCAGAAGATCAGCCTGGTCATGTTCTACAGTCTGCTTCCACCTGTAGTGAACCCCTTCATCTACTGCATCAGGATCAAAGAAATCAGACAGTTCTTTATCAAATGGTGTGTTCACAGAAACAGGATTAGtttaaaagtcaaaaatgtAACTATTCCCAAATGA